One Bartonella kosoyi DNA segment encodes these proteins:
- a CDS encoding M23 family metallopeptidase, with protein MWDNEQQKNDPGQDPALVVKRLRPERRQVSARWLTGTVLTGITSCILMGIALFTALDEQQRLVTPPQWFTKDNFSQAQDPEANGYKGDRIAPTHARQSFDSKRQFELSILQKKGDEKVIQTQHFEWIRMALAEKRPQKYSYPKFDSLSILASDSKNQSINLKDSGQIYGAKIETKLTLRSYDFKVNQFDFEDTDTLTEEEAQQEVQKAGFTLEKSSELLSVLTLIDPLKLEDASSDSQGTESPEVRIVQENVTVSPQNQRIDLAKNYVEDIIPIRKKQKIADAFKKTSYTKNQIEQVVSTLEKFSLSDTLKEGSLLRIGIVTQAGEEDHLVRASIYHGMYHVLTIALNDKGQFIESTEPKMSKALKTAFQNGIPHSYINSAQLPTAYDALYSALLSHNISQSLSYRLIRLLATNIDMKSRITPNDQIEIFYAVPQSDKETQNGKKKVKEPSQSTDPEIRYISATFGNITYKYYRYQLKDGSVDYYDSEGKSSKPFLLRKPTPNGVFGSPFGPRKHPILGYVRMHTGVDWVAPKGSPIIAVGDGIVTKVGVTGGYGNHTEIQHANGYVSSYSHQSRYAPDIKPGVKVRQGQVIGYVGTTGMATGPHCHFEIIVNDVKVDPMRIRIPDSKALTNQDLQTFLQEKNNIDSLINSPIRPSEET; from the coding sequence ATGTGGGATAACGAACAACAAAAGAACGATCCCGGACAGGACCCTGCTCTTGTCGTTAAACGCTTGCGTCCTGAGCGCCGACAGGTCTCGGCCCGCTGGCTTACGGGAACAGTGCTAACGGGAATCACGTCCTGCATTCTTATGGGGATTGCACTTTTTACAGCTCTTGATGAACAACAGCGATTGGTAACACCACCCCAATGGTTTACAAAAGATAATTTCTCACAAGCACAAGACCCTGAAGCCAATGGCTATAAAGGGGATCGTATTGCACCTACCCATGCACGGCAAAGCTTCGATAGTAAACGTCAATTTGAACTATCAATTCTGCAAAAAAAAGGCGATGAAAAAGTCATTCAAACACAACATTTTGAATGGATTCGCATGGCATTAGCCGAAAAGCGTCCTCAGAAATATAGCTATCCAAAATTTGATTCTTTAAGCATTCTTGCCAGTGATTCGAAAAATCAAAGCATAAACCTAAAAGATTCCGGGCAAATTTACGGCGCAAAAATCGAAACAAAACTCACCCTACGCAGCTATGATTTTAAGGTCAATCAATTCGATTTTGAGGACACCGATACGCTGACAGAGGAAGAAGCGCAACAAGAGGTACAAAAAGCTGGATTTACTTTAGAAAAAAGTAGTGAACTCCTTTCGGTTCTTACACTCATCGATCCTTTAAAATTAGAAGATGCCTCTTCTGATTCCCAAGGAACAGAATCGCCTGAAGTCCGAATCGTTCAAGAAAATGTAACCGTTTCTCCTCAAAATCAGCGAATCGATTTGGCAAAAAATTATGTTGAAGATATTATTCCTATTCGTAAAAAACAAAAAATCGCTGATGCTTTCAAAAAAACCAGTTACACAAAGAATCAAATTGAACAAGTTGTCAGCACTCTCGAAAAATTTAGCCTTTCCGATACGCTTAAAGAGGGAAGTTTATTACGCATTGGTATCGTGACACAAGCTGGAGAAGAAGACCATCTCGTACGCGCAAGTATTTATCACGGGATGTATCATGTTCTCACCATTGCCCTCAATGATAAAGGTCAATTCATTGAAAGCACAGAGCCTAAGATGTCTAAAGCACTGAAAACGGCTTTTCAAAATGGTATTCCCCATTCTTATATCAATAGCGCACAATTACCAACGGCTTATGATGCACTCTATAGTGCCTTGCTTAGCCACAATATATCACAATCGCTTTCTTATCGTCTTATTCGTCTGCTTGCCACCAATATTGATATGAAAAGCCGAATAACCCCCAATGATCAAATCGAAATATTTTATGCCGTTCCCCAAAGCGATAAAGAAACCCAAAACGGCAAAAAGAAAGTAAAAGAACCCTCTCAAAGCACTGATCCAGAAATTCGTTATATTAGTGCAACTTTTGGCAATATAACTTATAAATATTACCGTTATCAATTAAAAGACGGAAGCGTTGATTATTATGATTCTGAAGGGAAGAGTTCAAAGCCTTTCTTACTGCGCAAACCCACACCCAATGGCGTTTTTGGTTCCCCCTTTGGTCCGCGCAAACATCCTATTTTAGGCTATGTGCGCATGCATACAGGGGTTGATTGGGTGGCCCCTAAAGGATCTCCCATTATTGCTGTAGGAGATGGTATTGTTACAAAAGTAGGCGTCACAGGCGGCTATGGAAACCATACGGAAATTCAACATGCGAATGGATATGTCAGCAGTTATTCACACCAAAGCCGTTATGCACCAGATATAAAACCAGGCGTGAAAGTACGACAAGGACAGGTCATCGGCTATGTTGGAACAACAGGGATGGCAACCGGTCCCCATTGTCATTTTGAAATCATCGTCAATGACGTCAAAGTTGATCCCATGCGTATCCGTATACCTGATAGCAAAGCCTTAACCAATCAAGACCTGCAAACATTCTTACAAGAAAAAAACAATATTGATTCCTTAATCAACAGCCCGATAAGACCCTCTGAAGAAACTTAA
- the hisS gene encoding histidine--tRNA ligase: MSLKQEKTKARLPRGFVDRTSAQLYAIETMIAQIREVYELYGFEALETPVFEYTDVLGKFLPDSDRPNAGVFSLQDDDEQWMSLRYDLTAPLARYFAENFETLAKPYRSYRLGFVFRNEKPGPGRFRQFMQFDADIVGTPTVAADAEICMMAADSLEKLGIARHEYAIRLNNRKILESVLQVIGLGEKEQLDRRLTVLRAMDKLDKFGPEGVRLLLGKGRLDESGDFTKGAELQDKEVECILSLLTIEAKTAEETLDALRKIVGQSAQGLEGVGELEEMQTIFAANGYHNRIKIDPSVVRGLEYYTGPVFEAALLFDVLNDDGQKVVFGSVGGGGRYDGLVARFRGENIPATGFSIGVSRLIAALQNLEKLPVKNSLGPVVVLMMDKEPEAVARYQKMVMKLRNAGICAELYLGASGIKAQMKYADRRQAPCVIIQGSQERESGKIQIKDLIEGARLSHEIKDNQTWRESRPAQVMVDEEQLVQTVQDILATQKR, translated from the coding sequence ATGTCATTGAAACAAGAAAAAACCAAAGCCCGTTTACCTCGTGGTTTTGTGGATCGTACAAGTGCACAATTGTATGCAATCGAAACTATGATTGCGCAAATTCGTGAAGTTTATGAACTTTACGGTTTTGAAGCGCTTGAAACACCCGTTTTTGAATATACGGATGTGTTGGGGAAATTCTTACCAGATTCCGATCGTCCCAATGCAGGGGTTTTTTCGCTCCAAGATGATGATGAACAATGGATGTCTTTACGCTATGATCTGACGGCTCCTCTTGCGCGTTATTTTGCTGAAAATTTTGAAACGTTAGCAAAACCCTATCGCAGTTATCGGTTGGGATTTGTTTTTCGCAATGAAAAGCCTGGTCCAGGGCGGTTTCGACAATTTATGCAATTTGATGCAGATATTGTTGGAACACCAACCGTTGCAGCAGATGCGGAAATTTGCATGATGGCAGCCGATAGTTTGGAAAAATTAGGTATTGCACGCCATGAATATGCTATTCGTTTGAATAATCGAAAAATTCTCGAAAGTGTTTTGCAGGTGATTGGTTTAGGAGAAAAGGAGCAGCTTGATCGGCGCTTAACTGTTCTTCGAGCAATGGATAAACTGGATAAATTTGGTCCTGAAGGCGTGCGTTTGCTTTTAGGCAAGGGACGTTTGGATGAAAGTGGTGATTTTACAAAAGGGGCTGAGCTTCAAGATAAAGAGGTTGAATGTATTCTTTCCTTACTCACGATAGAAGCAAAAACGGCAGAAGAAACCCTTGATGCTCTCAGAAAAATCGTTGGTCAGAGTGCGCAAGGTCTTGAAGGGGTTGGCGAACTTGAGGAAATGCAAACAATCTTTGCCGCCAATGGGTATCATAATCGCATTAAAATTGATCCTTCGGTGGTGCGTGGATTGGAATATTATACGGGACCTGTTTTTGAGGCGGCATTGCTTTTTGATGTTCTCAATGATGATGGGCAAAAAGTTGTCTTTGGCTCTGTTGGGGGGGGGGGGCGTTATGATGGGCTGGTTGCGCGTTTTCGTGGAGAAAATATTCCGGCAACAGGCTTTTCAATAGGGGTTTCACGTTTGATTGCTGCTTTGCAAAACCTTGAAAAATTGCCGGTGAAAAATAGTCTTGGACCCGTTGTGGTGTTGATGATGGATAAAGAGCCAGAAGCTGTTGCACGCTATCAGAAAATGGTGATGAAATTGCGAAATGCGGGAATCTGTGCAGAACTCTATTTGGGGGCATCGGGAATTAAAGCGCAGATGAAATATGCAGACCGGCGTCAAGCTCCTTGTGTGATCATCCAAGGTTCACAGGAACGTGAGAGCGGAAAAATACAGATCAAAGATTTAATCGAAGGTGCGCGTTTGTCTCATGAAATTAAGGATAATCAAACATGGCGTGAAAGCCGTCCTGCGCAAGTGATGGTTGATGAAGAGCAATTGGTGCAAACAGTACAAGATATTTTAGCCACCCAAAAACGGTAA
- a CDS encoding peroxiredoxin, translating into MVKKTVPNVTFHTRVRDESMGGDNPYRWQDVKSDAYFKGKRVILFSLPGAFTPTCSNLQLPDFEKLYDEFKQAGIDEIYCLSVNDTFVMNAWGKEQNIKNVKLIPDGSGEFTRKMGMLVAKDNLGFGMRSWRYAAVINDGVIEQWFEEAGFSDNCTTDPYEVSSPQNVLKALKS; encoded by the coding sequence ATGGTAAAAAAAACAGTTCCCAATGTCACATTTCATACACGTGTACGCGATGAATCAATGGGAGGAGATAATCCTTACCGATGGCAAGATGTTAAAAGTGATGCTTACTTTAAAGGAAAGCGCGTTATCCTTTTTTCTCTTCCTGGCGCTTTTACGCCTACTTGCTCAAACCTTCAGCTGCCTGATTTTGAAAAACTCTATGATGAATTTAAACAGGCTGGTATTGATGAAATTTATTGCCTTTCCGTCAATGATACTTTTGTTATGAATGCTTGGGGAAAAGAACAAAATATCAAAAACGTGAAATTAATTCCCGATGGTTCTGGTGAATTCACCCGCAAAATGGGTATGCTGGTTGCAAAAGACAATCTTGGTTTTGGCATGCGCTCATGGCGCTATGCTGCTGTTATTAATGACGGTGTAATTGAGCAATGGTTCGAAGAAGCAGGTTTTTCAGATAATTGTACAACCGATCCTTATGAAGTTTCTTCACCACAAAATGTTTTAAAAGCCTTGAAAAGTTAA
- a CDS encoding helix-turn-helix domain-containing protein, producing MQNQNLKLDLFVGKRIRFRRKMLKMSQKTLGQHLGVSFQQIQKYEKGLNRMSAGRLKEISDILNVPLAFFYTNIITKENASYHYDELAASKEEYLLLKSFRVLTSVKQKAILKLLSDQN from the coding sequence ATGCAAAATCAAAATCTTAAACTTGATCTTTTTGTTGGCAAAAGAATTCGCTTTAGGCGAAAAATGCTGAAGATGTCTCAAAAGACATTAGGTCAACATTTAGGTGTGAGCTTCCAACAAATCCAGAAATATGAAAAAGGCTTAAACCGTATGAGTGCAGGGCGTTTAAAGGAAATTTCCGATATTTTGAATGTTCCACTTGCCTTTTTTTATACTAATATCATCACAAAAGAAAATGCTTCGTACCATTATGATGAACTCGCAGCGAGCAAAGAGGAATATTTGCTTTTAAAAAGTTTTAGAGTCCTCACATCTGTCAAACAAAAAGCAATTTTAAAGCTACTTTCTGATCAGAATTAA
- a CDS encoding RNA polymerase sigma factor, which produces MSKCAKNFKQELLLVLPALRAFAVSLSGKHDKAEDLVQDTVMKAWAKQKSFEMGTNLKAWLFTILRNEFYSQMRKKGREVQDTDGVFTQNVAVHPSQYGTLDLQDFKKALNLLSADQREAIILIGASGFSYEDAAAICGCAVGTIKSRVSRARHRLQELLHVDGESDYGPDSYSAGSTLCSFNG; this is translated from the coding sequence ATGTCAAAATGCGCTAAAAACTTTAAACAAGAACTCCTTTTGGTGTTGCCGGCTCTGCGTGCTTTTGCGGTTTCTTTAAGTGGCAAGCATGATAAAGCCGAAGATTTGGTCCAAGATACGGTGATGAAAGCATGGGCTAAACAAAAGTCTTTTGAGATGGGAACTAATCTTAAAGCGTGGCTTTTTACGATTTTGCGCAATGAATTTTATAGTCAAATGCGCAAAAAGGGAAGAGAAGTTCAAGATACCGACGGTGTATTTACCCAAAATGTTGCGGTTCATCCTTCTCAATATGGAACGCTTGATTTGCAGGATTTTAAAAAAGCCTTAAATCTGCTTTCAGCTGATCAAAGAGAAGCCATTATTCTGATTGGGGCATCGGGATTTTCTTATGAGGATGCTGCAGCTATTTGTGGCTGTGCTGTTGGAACCATTAAAAGTCGTGTAAGTAGGGCGCGTCATCGATTACAGGAGCTTCTTCATGTCGATGGTGAGTCCGATTATGGGCCTGATTCTTATTCTGCTGGGAGTACATTGTGTTCATTTAACGGCTAA
- the pyrF gene encoding orotidine-5'-phosphate decarboxylase, translating to MFCSTFFKNSEKYGPLCVGFDPSHKVLQSWNLSCDDKGLKDFCDILLTAVVGKVGIIKPQAAFFELYGVEGLQVLKELIENAQKQGLLVLVDTKRGDIGSTAEAYGQAWLGVNSPFKADAITVNPFLGFDALIPLIKIAEETKTAVFMVVQSSNPEGRQIRNARIGDQTVSLHLAQRIYDYNSQSSSQYRHVGPIGAVIGATLGCDAKETIEQLKNSLFLVPGIGAQGGTITQLTQQFPQRLWQNIIPSISRSITEVGRNPVDLKNAIHNFAEQSKNTLLS from the coding sequence ATGTTTTGTTCAACTTTTTTTAAAAACAGTGAAAAATATGGACCCCTTTGTGTTGGGTTTGATCCGAGTCATAAAGTTTTACAATCATGGAATTTGAGCTGCGATGATAAAGGTCTAAAAGATTTTTGCGATATCCTTTTAACAGCGGTTGTGGGGAAGGTGGGGATCATAAAGCCGCAAGCTGCATTTTTTGAGTTATATGGGGTGGAAGGGCTTCAAGTTTTGAAAGAACTCATTGAAAATGCACAAAAACAAGGTTTGTTGGTTCTCGTTGATACAAAAAGAGGGGATATTGGCTCTACCGCTGAAGCTTATGGACAAGCTTGGCTTGGCGTCAATAGTCCCTTCAAAGCCGATGCGATAACAGTCAATCCTTTTTTAGGGTTTGATGCTCTTATTCCTTTGATAAAAATTGCAGAAGAAACAAAAACAGCGGTTTTTATGGTTGTTCAATCGTCTAACCCAGAGGGAAGACAAATTCGGAATGCTCGCATTGGGGATCAAACGGTTTCGCTCCATTTGGCGCAGCGTATTTATGACTATAATAGCCAATCTTCAAGTCAATATCGTCATGTTGGTCCTATCGGGGCGGTTATTGGTGCAACATTAGGCTGTGACGCAAAAGAAACAATTGAACAGCTAAAAAATAGCTTATTTCTTGTTCCAGGCATTGGGGCTCAAGGGGGAACAATAACACAATTAACTCAGCAGTTTCCTCAAAGGCTATGGCAGAATATTATTCCTTCAATTTCAAGGTCAATTACAGAGGTTGGTCGAAATCCTGTTGATTTAAAAAATGCCATTCATAACTTTGCTGAGCAATCTAAAAATACACTTCTCTCTTAA
- a CDS encoding metallophosphoesterase translates to MKYKYTNISIIFLSILSYTNYTIGGEKEISNKPHEVTKSKTKFGNLNHRSTDEIDSHHNAQKSSNSPKKTSPKNYTVIIMSDPQAWRLDYGDPNNKTNKVLWLKKNKKVAKAIKSQKPTFYIVNGDLTEFGRIETYEDYTNTYKNLGSPVYEGLGNHDYANNIGYCIIPEDKNSSGDACAIDAVSRMIKEIKKYEDELPHFNQDITEVTNPSNKSVRSIEGSFGYSWDYGDIHYVQLHNYPTYTVNLKQRDMIIHVKSSLDWLKKDLAAADARGKITVINFHDAKAFFPNNSSHFINPQNAQSLSVFKSIITSHNVKAIFVGHRHFQTYCRAQDDKVFGNIPVYTSGALFRGDYYHITVQGKNIHVKAYNGITGKPTLIEDLGMIGTNIEFFESCSNL, encoded by the coding sequence ATGAAATATAAATATACAAATATAAGTATTATTTTTTTATCAATATTGAGTTATACAAATTATACTATTGGAGGAGAAAAGGAAATTTCAAATAAACCTCATGAGGTGACAAAATCAAAAACCAAATTCGGAAATTTAAACCATCGCTCAACTGACGAAATTGATTCTCATCATAATGCCCAAAAATCTTCAAATAGCCCGAAGAAAACCTCACCCAAAAACTATACTGTGATCATCATGAGTGATCCGCAAGCATGGCGTTTGGATTATGGTGATCCTAACAACAAAACAAACAAAGTCCTATGGCTTAAGAAAAACAAGAAAGTTGCAAAAGCAATAAAATCACAAAAACCGACGTTTTATATCGTCAATGGTGACTTAACGGAGTTTGGTCGTATAGAAACCTACGAAGATTATACCAATACATACAAAAACCTTGGCTCTCCTGTTTATGAAGGGCTTGGAAATCATGATTATGCGAATAATATCGGTTATTGTATAATTCCTGAAGATAAGAATTCTTCAGGTGATGCATGTGCTATAGACGCCGTCTCTAGAATGATCAAAGAAATCAAAAAATACGAGGACGAACTCCCCCATTTCAATCAAGACATCACGGAGGTCACCAACCCTTCTAACAAATCTGTTCGTTCTATAGAAGGAAGTTTTGGCTACTCGTGGGATTATGGAGATATTCACTACGTACAACTTCACAATTATCCAACTTATACAGTTAATCTGAAACAAAGGGATATGATTATCCATGTTAAGAGCTCTTTGGATTGGCTAAAAAAAGATTTAGCTGCTGCTGATGCAAGAGGGAAAATCACTGTTATAAATTTCCACGATGCAAAAGCATTTTTTCCTAATAATTCTTCTCATTTTATTAACCCCCAAAATGCTCAAAGTCTGTCGGTCTTTAAATCAATCATTACCTCTCATAATGTTAAAGCAATCTTTGTTGGTCATAGGCATTTTCAAACTTATTGTCGTGCACAAGATGATAAAGTTTTCGGCAATATACCTGTCTACACATCAGGAGCACTCTTTAGAGGAGACTATTATCACATCACGGTACAGGGAAAGAATATCCATGTTAAAGCTTATAATGGCATAACCGGAAAACCTACTTTGATCGAAGATTTAGGCATGATAGGCACCAATATAGAATTCTTTGAGAGTTGTAGTAATTTATAA
- a CDS encoding sensor histidine kinase, protein MTTKTNLLPQMPSSDATISRWRWAAIVVSLVMALLASVFIMLLSNAVDREVAQLNTSSELREQADLVLISLIDMAVADRSYAKTRKPEDKIRFENAERELGDILDYIELIVYAHPQWDEWFKAFKGEVEARKAFMNAHMQALDTVPDQSSQPSVSLDVSRIPVARLAQLMTSFINGDDVVRQKQREGIALMRAALTLAAIVSVVSTFISAYFVINRFHRDVRSLKLYQLLLHSENAALEARVKERTQELEKARNHAEKERQRVEILLQDASHRIGNSLGTVSSLLGLQLSRSKNEEVRSVLGAARDRIQTISTAHRRLRLSDDMETTLLADFLSSVVHDVELAVPFELRENITIHTNFKDCRLSSRDATTLGIILGELLTNSLKHAFPSQREGHIYISFGPEANGQLMLIVEDDGVGMKSQTLEQKTGLGRVVVEQLCMQFGEKPLFETSALGGTKIVIPLPKLSTKSSKKISD, encoded by the coding sequence ATGACAACAAAAACAAATTTGCTGCCTCAAATGCCTTCTTCTGATGCAACGATATCACGCTGGCGATGGGCAGCAATTGTTGTTTCCCTTGTGATGGCTCTTTTAGCATCGGTTTTTATTATGTTGCTTTCCAATGCCGTTGATCGAGAAGTTGCCCAGTTAAATACAAGTTCAGAATTGCGCGAACAGGCTGATTTGGTGCTGATCAGCCTGATTGATATGGCTGTTGCTGATCGTAGTTATGCAAAAACCCGAAAGCCAGAAGATAAAATACGCTTTGAAAATGCAGAGCGGGAATTGGGAGATATTCTTGATTATATCGAACTTATTGTTTATGCGCATCCACAATGGGATGAATGGTTTAAGGCTTTTAAAGGCGAGGTTGAAGCACGAAAAGCATTTATGAATGCCCATATGCAGGCGCTTGACACAGTTCCTGATCAATCTTCTCAACCTTCTGTGTCGTTGGATGTTTCGAGGATTCCTGTGGCTCGTTTAGCGCAATTGATGACAAGTTTTATTAATGGTGATGATGTGGTGCGACAAAAACAGCGTGAGGGTATCGCATTGATGCGGGCTGCTTTAACATTGGCAGCGATCGTTTCTGTCGTGAGTACTTTTATTTCTGCCTATTTTGTGATTAATCGTTTTCATCGTGATGTGCGTTCTTTAAAATTGTATCAATTGCTACTTCATAGCGAAAATGCTGCTCTTGAAGCTCGTGTGAAAGAAAGAACCCAAGAATTAGAAAAAGCGCGTAATCACGCTGAGAAAGAACGCCAACGAGTTGAAATATTGTTGCAAGATGCAAGCCATCGCATTGGCAATTCTCTGGGGACGGTGTCTTCTTTGCTAGGGCTTCAATTAAGTCGGAGTAAAAATGAAGAAGTCCGTTCTGTTTTAGGCGCTGCACGGGATCGTATTCAGACAATTTCCACAGCCCATCGTCGTTTGCGCTTGAGTGATGATATGGAAACAACTCTCTTGGCCGATTTTCTCAGTTCTGTTGTGCATGATGTCGAACTGGCAGTTCCTTTTGAATTGCGTGAAAACATTACCATTCACACGAACTTTAAAGATTGTCGATTGTCTTCAAGAGATGCAACAACACTTGGAATTATCCTTGGTGAATTGTTGACAAATTCCTTAAAACATGCCTTTCCCTCTCAACGAGAGGGGCATATTTATATCTCTTTTGGTCCTGAGGCAAATGGACAATTGATGCTTATTGTCGAAGATGATGGCGTGGGGATGAAAAGCCAAACTTTAGAACAAAAAACGGGACTTGGGCGTGTGGTTGTGGAACAGCTCTGTATGCAATTTGGTGAAAAACCTCTTTTTGAAACTTCTGCTTTAGGGGGCACAAAGATCGTCATTCCTTTGCCAAAACTTAGCACGAAGAGCTCAAAAAAAATCTCTGACTAA
- a CDS encoding NepR family anti-sigma factor, with protein MNDRDEKNLTTPFKVGDDLLGANSEIARKLRQFYMEIQEEALPRRLLELLEKLERAEQFALNNVEKV; from the coding sequence ATGAACGACCGTGATGAAAAAAATCTCACCACACCCTTTAAAGTTGGAGATGATCTTCTCGGGGCTAACAGTGAGATAGCACGGAAATTACGCCAATTTTACATGGAAATTCAAGAAGAAGCGCTACCACGGCGTTTGCTCGAGCTTTTAGAAAAGTTGGAGCGCGCAGAGCAATTTGCTTTAAACAATGTGGAAAAGGTTTGA
- a CDS encoding TIGR04086 family membrane protein — protein METHIPEKTPFDTNFLGETSLETKYSFFHTPISWSAIFAGLITALAVSICLSFLIAALGLSQMDFTSSSPFTGSFLSMGIGSLIVMVISLASGGFVAGRFAEISGALHGFLTWALITLLMTFQAIHVVSHTANLSAKAVGKSASMIEQTVDNLPSLLAKLNSENFEKFFAETRDNGINFDKLGNELRTLLQKSDIPALNPERLKQTYQAALNDIGSAITAFKNDPSHYRSTLKNLGNSLSNRLETLTTKFNQSDIIKALMNKGMSRTDAQTAATHAVQLYESAEEKTEQTLKALEKQADTLSQKLNAQTKNALHIADKVTTKASHMGWWGFLGSLIGAIISSICGYYGYRSRKDIFKL, from the coding sequence ATGGAAACCCACATTCCTGAAAAAACACCTTTCGATACGAATTTTCTAGGAGAAACATCTCTAGAAACAAAATATTCATTTTTTCATACACCTATTTCATGGTCTGCCATTTTTGCTGGATTGATAACAGCTCTTGCCGTCTCAATCTGCCTCTCTTTCCTCATAGCCGCTTTAGGCTTAAGCCAAATGGACTTTACCTCATCCTCCCCTTTTACAGGTTCTTTCCTCTCGATGGGAATTGGCTCGCTCATCGTTATGGTGATCAGTCTTGCAAGTGGAGGCTTTGTTGCTGGGCGTTTTGCTGAAATCTCTGGCGCTCTTCATGGTTTCTTAACCTGGGCGCTCATCACACTGCTGATGACATTCCAAGCCATCCACGTGGTTTCACATACAGCAAACTTAAGCGCGAAAGCTGTTGGAAAAAGCGCGTCTATGATAGAACAAACCGTCGACAACCTTCCCTCTCTACTTGCAAAATTAAACAGCGAAAATTTTGAAAAGTTTTTTGCAGAAACCCGTGACAATGGAATTAATTTTGATAAACTGGGCAATGAGTTGCGTACACTTCTCCAAAAAAGTGATATTCCGGCCCTCAATCCTGAACGCTTGAAACAAACCTATCAGGCTGCGCTCAACGATATTGGTTCTGCAATCACCGCTTTCAAAAATGATCCTTCGCATTATCGCAGCACTCTGAAAAATCTAGGGAATAGCCTTTCTAATCGCCTAGAAACGCTGACGACAAAATTTAATCAAAGTGATATCATCAAAGCCTTGATGAACAAGGGCATGTCGCGTACAGATGCACAAACGGCAGCCACCCACGCCGTTCAACTCTATGAAAGTGCAGAGGAAAAAACAGAACAAACCCTCAAAGCGCTAGAAAAACAAGCCGATACCTTGTCTCAAAAGCTTAATGCACAAACAAAAAATGCTCTTCACATAGCTGATAAAGTTACGACAAAAGCATCACACATGGGATGGTGGGGCTTTTTAGGGAGTTTAATAGGCGCTATCATTTCCAGTATTTGTGGCTATTATGGTTACAGAAGCCGTAAGGATATTTTCAAACTTTAA
- a CDS encoding response regulator, producing MSLSTRIAPHLPYLRRFARSVTGSQSSGDAYVSAMLEALIADISIFPKASSDRIGTYWLFCHLFDQTTPNIPEPLPQFGIEQKTSAKLSYLTPRARQAFLLIAVEGFNEQEASEIMDLDTKEFRKLLTQASIDISQQIATQVMIIEDEPLIALDIEQMVESLGHHVVGIARTRDEAVIMYHKKKPRLILADIQLADNSSGIDAVNEILKNDRIPVIFITAFPERLLTGERPEPTFLVTKPFNPDMVKALISQALFFQENASKAA from the coding sequence ATGTCATTATCCACGCGCATTGCCCCGCATCTTCCCTATCTTCGGCGTTTTGCCCGTTCTGTTACCGGGAGCCAATCCTCTGGCGATGCTTATGTATCAGCGATGTTGGAAGCGCTCATTGCCGACATTTCTATTTTTCCCAAAGCATCCAGTGACCGGATTGGGACCTATTGGCTTTTTTGCCATCTTTTTGACCAAACCACCCCGAATATCCCTGAACCTCTGCCACAATTTGGAATTGAACAAAAAACCAGTGCCAAATTATCCTATCTGACACCCCGTGCCCGCCAAGCATTTTTGCTCATTGCCGTTGAAGGATTTAATGAACAAGAAGCCAGCGAAATCATGGATCTAGATACGAAAGAGTTTCGTAAGCTTCTTACCCAAGCCTCGATTGATATTTCTCAACAAATTGCCACACAAGTGATGATTATTGAAGATGAACCTCTTATTGCACTCGATATTGAGCAAATGGTAGAAAGCTTAGGTCATCATGTTGTAGGCATAGCACGCACGCGTGATGAAGCTGTGATCATGTATCATAAGAAAAAGCCACGGTTGATTCTAGCGGATATTCAGTTAGCCGATAACAGTTCAGGCATTGATGCGGTCAATGAGATTTTGAAAAATGATCGTATCCCGGTGATTTTCATCACGGCTTTTCCGGAAAGGTTATTGACCGGCGAGCGTCCAGAACCGACTTTTTTAGTGACCAAACCTTTTAATCCAGATATGGTGAAAGCGCTTATTTCGCAGGCTTTATTTTTTCAAGAGAATGCTTCTAAAGCAGCTTAG